In Brassica rapa cultivar Chiifu-401-42 chromosome A06, CAAS_Brap_v3.01, whole genome shotgun sequence, a single window of DNA contains:
- the LOC103875315 gene encoding cytochrome P450 71B19: MAISLLCFCLITLVTLILFEKKIKQSKWNLPPSPPKFPVIGNLHQIGELPHRSLERLARKYGPVMLLHFGFVPVVVVSSREAAEEVLRTHDLDCCSRPKLVGTRLLSRDFKDIAFTPYGEEWKERRKLAVRELFCLKKVQSFRYIREEECNFMVKKLSESAVCRSPVDLSKALFWLTASILFRVALGQNFNESKFIDKEKIEELVFEAETALGSFTCSDSFPVAGLGWLVDWLSGQHKRLNDVFFKLDDLFQRVIDDHLSTGRSKDHQDIVDSMLDMIHKQGQNGSLNLTVDHIRGVLLNIFLAGIDTGAITMIWAMTELARNPNLMKKVQREIRDALGNNKKTITEEDVEKVPYLKMVIKETFRLHHAVPLLLPRETMVHIKVQGYNIPPKTQILVNAGAIGRDPKLWTNPEEFNPERFINSPVDYRGQYFELLPFGSGRRICPGMPMGMATVELGLLNLLYFFDWSLPDGMTHEDIDTEEAGTLTIVKKVPLKLVPIRVM; the protein is encoded by the exons atggCAATCTCTTTGCTCTGTTTTTGCCTCATTACTCTCGTTACATTAATCCTCTTTGAAAAGAAGATTAAACAGTCCAAATGGAATCTCCCTCCAAGCCCTCCTAAGTTTCCGGTCATCGGAAACTTACACCAAATCGGAGAACTGCCTCACAGGTCACTTGAACGTCTCGCCAGAAAATACGGACCAGTGATGCTTCTCCACTTTGGGTTTGTTCCTGTCGTTGTGGTCTCATCGAGAGAAGCAGCTGAAGAAGTGCTTAGAACTCATGACCTAGACTGTTGCAGCAGGCCTAAGCTTGTCGGGACAAGGCTACTCTCACGGGACTTTAAAGACATCGCTTTCACGCCGTACGGTGAAGAGTGGAAGGAGCGGCGCAAGTTAGCCGTGCGTGAGCTGTTCTGCCTCAAAAAGGTTCAGTCCTTTAGGTATATTAGAGAGGAAGAATGTAACTTTATGGTCAAGAAACTGTCGGAATCCGCTGTGTGTAGGTCCCCCGTTGACTTAAGCAAAGCCCTTTTCTGGCTAACCGCGAGTATCCTGTTTAGAGTTGCCTTGGGACAAAACTTCAACGAGAGCAAGTTTATCGACAAGGAAAAGATCGAAGAGCTCGTGTTCGAAGCAGAGACTGCCCTAGGTAGTTTCACTTGCTCTGATTCCTTCCCAGTTGCTGGACTTGGATGGCTCGTTGACTGGCTTTCAGGACAACACAAGAGACTCAACGATGTTTTCTTCAAGCTTGATGATCTGTTTCAACGTGTGATTGATGATCATTTGAGTACTGGAAGATCAAAAGATCACCAAGACATCGTCGACTCTATGTTGGATATGATTCATAAACAAGGCCAAAATGGTTCCTTGAATCTCACGGTAGATCATATCAGAGGTGTCCTCCTG AATATATTTCTTGCAGGGATAGACACAGGGGCCATAACCATGATATGGGCAATGACAGAGCTTGCTAGAAACCCTAACCTGATGAAGAAAGTTCAAAGGGAGATCCGAGACGCTCTTGGCAATAATAAGAAGACAATCACTGAAGAAGATGTCGAGAAAGTTCCTTATTTAAAGATGGTGATCAAAGAAACATTCAGACTACATCATGCAGTTCCTCTTTTACTCCCAAGGGAAACAATGGTTCACATAAAAGTTCAAGGCTACAATATTCCCCCTAAGACACAGATCTTGGTCAACGCTGGTGCTATAGGAAGAGACCCCAAACTCTGGACTAACCCGGAAGAGTTTAACCCAGAGAGGTTTATCAATAGCCCTGTGGATTATAGAGGACAATACTTCGAGCTCTTACCATTTGGCTCTGGTAGAAGGATATGTCCTGGTATGCCCATGGGGATGGCTACTGTCGAGTTGGGACTCTTGAACTTGCTTTACTTCTTTGATTGGAGTTTGCCTGATGGGATGACACATGAAGATATTGATACAGAAGAAGCTGGTACTCTTACTATCGTCAAGAAAGTACCTCTTAAGCTTGTTCCAATTCGAGTTATGTGA